The genomic window AAGAGAGATAAATTCATACCCATATTCCAGTggtctctgtttaccttttaagtgaTGGGAAGTGCAGAATTGTATCATGCAATAATTATATGATGAAaagttataaaccaatttttggactgaaaaaacagGATGTGACAATTATGTAGTAAAATATGTTATCTTGAATCTTGGACAGCCACTCTGCATTCTTCAAAGAGGGTGTacgggctagaattatatctgtccCCCTAAATATTGCTAGCCACAGGGAAATTTTTTTAGGGGGTTCAGGCTGTGTTCCTGGTCACTGTTCCGTAACAGGGAAAGAGTTCTCCAAGCCATATCCAAAGACCTGACTCCCTTTCTACCAGAAGTCAGTTACACAAACATCATCGGATGGTACATAACAAATAAACCTATTTATCCAAGCCAATGACAATATAAATCAGAGATGTTAGACCTTAGTTTGAAATACAATTCTgccatacctcagtttccttaacagcaaaatgagagtgttggCCTCTAAGGCCCTTTCCTCCTCTAAACCCATAATCCCTATGACACTGAACACAAATTGAATTTGTCTTTTGAAGTCAGTCTCGAAAGCTCAAATGTTTTTGTGCCTATGatcttctaaggtttcttccagatctaaatctgatAACATGAGAATAGTGGTTGTCTTtaacagaaaggaggaagggagaattattttttttggtggggggactTTATTTCCATTCTGTATGTGATGGCTAGGTGGATAGTTCTGAGTTAGCATTAGGGCCAGACTCAGACACACTTAAATAGGATGAATTTGGGGAGAGGCAGCTTCGGGGGGAGGCTTTCCGCCTTACGCATCATCTTTACCATCCTCGTagcatttatgcagcactttTAGGGGTCTCAAAGCACCTTACAAGCCTCATCTGATCTAGGAGATAGATGCCATTATTAGGCCCAGGTGGCAGGTGAAGAAAGGGGCTGAGCGCCCAAGTGACCCGAACAGGGTCCCTGCTAGGAGCGTCTAGGGCTGACTCCCCCCAGGTCCACGCCTCACTACCTACTGGCCCTATACCTAGAGATAGCAgcgttttaaaaaatgattgggTTGTACGCATTTTGGCTTTGGGAAGGGAAGGCGAAGGCTGCCTCAAGTCCAGGGGGCGGGAACTCTGATTGCAGGTGCCTTAGGTCGGAGATCCAGGCGCGAATGAGGGGCGGGAGCAGGAAAGGAGAGGCGTGGCGAATCCGAATTGGACGGcacttggctccgccccctcgccctattcctcctctctcttccccggACCCTCTCCGACCACCTTGGGTAGCTGATGCTGGCACGCGCAAGGGCCGAAGGCGGGAGGGGGAGGAGcctgacagagaggagagacttggCGAATCAGGAGACACACGGGCGGCCCTTGGCACGCCCCCTTATCCCCGTCCTCTTCTTTCCCATCTCAACTACATTTCCCGGCAACCTGCGGGGCAAGGAGCGGCCATCCGTCCGGGTGCGGCGTGCGGAGGGGGCGGGACCAGAGCTGGGGCTTGGcgtcccttccccccccccctcccctggCCCAGAATGGGGCGGGGCCTGCGGGCGGGCACCTCTCACCGCCTCCGCCTCCCGGCGGCCGCTACCGCGATGCCGCTCTTCATCGAGGGGCGGCGAGTCCAGCTGCCGCAGTCCGTCAGGGAAATCGTGCGGGCCCACCCGCCCCTGGAGGTGAGCGGGGCCGGGGCTCAGGAGGCCGGGGCCGGGAGCCGGGACGTGACGCGGCGCGACCCAACGAGCCAGGGACCCCCAGCGGCCTCCCTGCTCGGGCCGCCGCCCTCGGTCCGGCTGGACGAGGCTCCGAGCAAGGGTCGCCAGGCGTCTCTCGGCTTCCGGGGCCGCCCGAAGTCTAGTGTCCGAGACCGCGGCTCCCCTACGCCCGTAGCGATGGGAGCGTCCGGGGCCCGGCCCCGCCCCGCGCCGCCCCGCCCCCGGCCTCGCTTTGACTGATTGGTTCATTTCATGAACTTATAAATCTGGGGCTGCCGGGCGGGTGAAGGGACCGGAGAGGGGCTCCTCGGGCGTGGTGGCGATGGCAGTAATCATGGTTACATTTATACGAGTCTCATGATTTTAAAGCCATTtcgggaggtaggtgctgttatcccccgctttacagatgaggaaactgaggcacagagaggttaagtgacttgcccaggagaaTACAACTTGCAGGTGTCCGAAGAGCATTCTGACTCGTCCTGAATCCCACGTCAGGGCTTACTCCATCGTCATCACTATTATTTTGGTGGTTTGTCCGCTTTAGGAAAGGACCGGTGACGTCACAGGGTGCTGCCCTGCCCTGCGCTAGGTTCTTATTGTTGTTACAGTTACAACTTACGTATATATGTAGTGGTTTGCGGTTTACCTTACAGACGCTACGTCATTGGATCCTCCCTGACAACTCTGGGCTAGCCGGCCAAATGACTTAGCTGAGGTCCTCTGGTTCAtcagtgtctaaggcaggattagaactttGATCCTGCGGATGCCAGAGTCTAATGCTTACTGATCACTTGAGGGCAACATTAATGATTATtgctttgattttaaaaaaaaatcacaagtgcCAAGCATGGAGTGAGGATGACCTGAGTctaaatccagcctcggacacttaccagctgtgtgactctgggcaagtcatttcacctctgtttgcctcattttccttatctgtaaaatgggaatactaattcCCTACCTCCCTGGtttgttttgaggaccaaatgagataatacttataaaccgcttagcacagtgcctacatttaataagtgctatataaaggacAGCTGTTGTATTAGCTATTAATTCCCAAACTACCACGGAATGTCCCAGGTTAGGGGAAATGGTAGTGTAGGTATTCTGGATAACTGGCATCTCTGGAGAATAAGAGATTATTACAGTGTGTTTAGCTTTCCAGTGGCAAGTCTCTAGAGTGTCAAGGTCTTTGGGGATCTTGCAGTGTTAAAGgttggagggaccttagaaaaccTCAGATCCATACTTtttattttactggtgaggaaccTGAAGTCCAGGAGAaggtgacttgccccagatcactTAGCCAAGTggcaaaggtagaatttgaactagTTCCCCTGACTCTAACAGCCCTTACCATTCCACCACATTACCTCCTATTCTTGAATGGTTACTATTGGGCCCAGTATTCTAGCCTAGATCTGGTTTAGAATCTGGTTATTGATGGGGCTAATAGGCCAGATGAGAGGGATAGATATTAAATACTTAAGGAATCCATTCAAGGGAACCATGTGTTCCACCTGGGGTAGTCAAGGAAGGCTTCTctattcctcagtttccacatcggtaaaatgaggttaatagtACTTCAATACCTATCCCTTGCTGTGATTGTAAggtaagcattttgtaaaccctAAGTGCTGTATACAAGtgtgatttcttctttataaAGGAGAGgacatttgagttgggctttgaaggatGGTTAGGTGAGGAGAACATTCTAGttaggagaagaaggaagaggtggAAAGTGTAAGGTGTGTTTAGGTGGCAATGAAACCAACCAATTTGGTTTCAGGAGAGGTTTTTCTTTATCAGAGTGGTGGAGCCAAAGCAAGGCTGAAAAGAGAATTTAGGAACAGGCTTTCTACAGGGCTTTGAATTCCTGGATGAGTTTAGATTTTATCTTCTGGACACAATTGCTTCGAAGATAAAATCTAAACTCACTGAAGAGAGATGGGACCACTTTAACGTGACTGCAAAGTGTGGAATGGATTTCAGTGAATGGAAAGTGGAGGCAGAGAAACTGGTTAGAAAGATATTGCAGCGATTTGGGTATAAGGTGATAAAAAGGGCTTGAAGCTGGGGTGAAACCAAAATCCATAGGACAGATTTAGGAGACATGAAGGAATATTTGACTAAAAGAAGAACTGACCCCACTTGGTAACTGattcagtatgtgtgtgtgtttatccttctttgctgaagaagaccatgacatcagagaaatgatgacatgacttgtacatgactttgttttgagtgagagagggctgtgcaggtcaccagcctcacttctcctccagagccatctgaatccagtgaccagctattcatcaggatgtctggagatggcccaggatgaggcaattggggttaagtggcttgcccaaaatcacacagctagtgagtgtcaagtgtttgaggtgaaatttgaactcaggtcctcctgactcttgcactagtgctctatccactgcaccacctagctgccccgaaaTCAGTATGTATGGAGCTAGGAAGAGAAATTAGTTTTTAAGGTTGGGTACTTGGTAAAAAatggtagaaaaaaatgacagagaaCTAAGGAGAAACTGTTGTGGGGATGGAGgagataaatgtgtatgtatatatatatatacacatacatacatatgtgtgtgtgcttatatatacaaacatatgttgGGTATCAATTAGAATTCAAAGAATTGTATTAATATTGTTTAAGAAAGTAAGGAAGTTCAGTCTACTCATTTCAGATGTAAAATGTTCTGATTTCTTTACAGGATAGCTCTGCATGTTTATTGCAAAGATGGATAAATAATACTATATAATTTTTTACTACTTGTTTGTTTGAAGGTTTGATATTCTATTTTAGCTATGTTGCTTTaacttttttctgtatttttttcttttgggaatcAATGAAAAGGTATGTTGAGAGTGGTTTTATAAGGTGACTGCCATTTTGCAGTTTGGTACAGAGGTGACAGTGCAATCCAAATTTTGCTTATGTGAATTTTGGTTGTTATTATAGCTTTAATTattcctgcacacacacacacacacacacacacacgcacacacacacgcacacatacacacacagagtcagtgtctctgcctctctctttctctccctcctcactgcgACCCCCTGCCAGGGTAGTGTAGAAGAGTCATAAAAAGTACTTCAGTTTGCATTTAGAGGAGCACAGTTGCTTTGGAGATTAAAAGATTGCTTTGGAAATTTTAGTGACCAGAACAAATGGGGAAAGATATAATTTAGAGATAGCCTAGGAAAACAGGCAGCAACAGTAATATCTCAGTGACTCTTTAAAAAAGCTGTGCCCTTTTACTGATCTAGTTTTCTTGCAAAATTGACTTGAgagtcaatttattttttaaattgagtgtTTGGGAAATTTTAATTACTACTTGGATTATAATTAGTGGAAGCTTACTGTAAGATAAAAAACACTGTAGAGTTAATCAAAGTGATCTTTATATTGATTACATTTCCTTATATTTTATGAAGTGTTTATATAAAGTCATCAAGGAAGACAGCCAAGGCAAAGAGTGTGTAGTCTTAAATAAAGAAGTGTTCTAAATGTCATTTTATTGTGTCCTTATTTGAAATCTTGTTTTtgttatggaaaagaaaaatttgacaACTTTTACTTATAATAGTTTTGCTTAAATTTGTCACTTTTGATAAGGGAGTAATTGATTCAATTTCAATCCATAATTTCATGGGCATAATGAAGTTTTAAATATTATGGTATATTTTGCTAATATCAACAGAGCCTCTTAAATACACCACTTTAACTCCCTTAAAAATACACCAAATGGGAATCTCTTCCCACTTTATTCCCTGCCTCGTATAATCAGATTTCTTTGCGGTAATTCCATTTGAGGACCGTTTAAGAAGTGCTTACTGTATTCAGAGCACTATTCTGGGTGCTGGAGGAAATAGGAAGTTTGAATAAACCATCATCCTTGTCCTCATGGAACTTAGATATTTTGAAATTATAAGGTCTTATGAAAAGATTTAAttctaataaggaagaaaaatagcgCTGAGATTTTACCATATTTCTTTCGttaataaatagttttatttaaatgagctaatttttttcttattctcataACTAGATAGCTATATGACCTTTTTATTCCAGATATTTCTCAAGACATTTATCCATTTACTACAGACATATTTGTGGCTATTCCCATTTAGAGTACACTGTGGCTCTCATCAGCCCTCTCACCATTTAGCCCTCTCTAATTTATGTAActcttatttttcaattaaacaGGAAAGAGCCAGACTTCTCAGAGGTCAGTCTGTTCAGCTTGTGGGACCCAAGGGCCTTCTCTATGTACAGCAAAGAGAGCTTGCAGTGACCTCCCCAAAGGATGGTAGGTTAGGAAGCAGTGAATTAGACAGTGACGTAAAATGCTgctggatattttattttttttcttgtctaaaCAGGCTCGATCTCCATTCTGGGTTCTGATGACGCAACTACTTGCCACATTGTGGTCCTGAGACACACAGGTATGAAAGAGATAAAGGAAACAGTTACTTAAGTGCTGggctttgggggaagggggagggaaggattagttttatttttaaattgactttttTCATTTCCTGCTCAGAACTTGATCTTAGTtatacatttccttttttctagtctacatattgttttaagaacCAGCTTCTCACCATTGTCAGAGTGGGTTTGCATGgcaacatgctttttttttttttcatagaaggTTCTCGTATCTTTTGGCAACATAAAAAAATGAGGTATGAATGAACAAGTTAGACTTGTTAATTCTTGCTTTCTTACCTCATATACTTGTGCTAGCTCAGTtatctcttctcagaaataccatgaattctttcttccttgttgTTTCAGGTAATGGGGCTACCTGCATGACACATTGTGATGGATCAGATACCAAAACCGAAGTCCCTCTGATCATGAATTCCCTAAAGTCCTTGTCTAACCATACCCAGAATGGAAGGTGAGTTCCTCTAGaataatttttgtacattttaaaggATGGTTGAGATCTTGGGTGACTTTAGAGAAGATTACCTCCTTGGTAAAGAATATGTAGCTGCATAATAAATAGTACATCAAAGGGTCATGAGATCCTGGACTTAAAACTGAAAGGGGACCTTCAAGGTCAGCTcgcccagccccctcattttacacataaggaatcTCAGAcccagaaaagataaatgactttcctaaagtccCACAGGTAGCATatggaagagctgggatttgaaagcCAGGTCCTGTGTTGCTTCCCAAAGACCTGTGTCAAAATAGTATGTGACTGATAGAGAAATATTTATGTGACCGATAGATAGGACAGCGCGACATTGTAATTGCTCTTTTAAAACTACCCATGGTTCAGTTTTGACAGAGGGAGTTCCAGAAACTCTACTTCTTTAGATTATTGGTATTGTAGTGTAGCCTGATATAGCCAATCGAGTTGTTTATGCAGGTCATGTTCAAATGACATTTTGCCGGAGCCCTGACAGGTTATGTAGGTTTGATTTCCTTGTGagactttaattttttattctgctACTGATTCGCTGACATAAATTAGCCATTATGATAGTCTTTACTATCATGCTATATGAttaactgaaataattttttaaaattgattaaaatacagatattgtttcatttttttgtctttttaatcacTCAACActgtgcccggcacatagtaggctctatatGTATTGATTGCAAAGGAAAGAGCCACAATTATGCTATCTATTGTAATTATTTAACAGTAAGTACTGGAGCAgctggatggctcagtggatacagcactggccctcgattcaggaggatctgagttcagaagTGGCCTCatacactttactagctgtgtgaccttgggcaagtcatttaactcccattgcttcctccccaccaaaaaaaaaagaaaagaaaaaattacatgatCATGGAATGCTATTCCTTTCATGGAACTTATAAAATATAAAGGTGTGCTCAAGATCGTAAATCTCGAATGATTTTGTACCAAAGTGTTTAACAAACATGTCTGGATATTAGATAGAGAATGTGGTGTTGCATAACTTTTAATTTTGTAGTACTGTCTTTCTGTAGGCTGATAATTGTTTtgattgaaactcaaaatgttaatccagtttaatattaaaatattaagagAACAGAGTGCAGAATCGATTTTGGATGGCATTGCCAAACTGCTAACTTGTGGGtgtattttaacttttctttaatattattcCATCTTTGTTAGGTTAGAAGTACATCTAGTTGGAGGTTTCAATGACGATAGGCAATTGTCACAAAAACTTACAAATCAGCTTCTTAGTAagtgcattttctttcttttttaccttggGCAGAAGGtcagggatggaggaggggaagcatgttttttcttactttctgtCCCAGAGCTCTTAGTTTTGTTTGGGAGAGGATGTTCAAAGATCTCACCAAGAAATGGTCCCTGGGTTGATACTGTCAAGTGGCCAAGTTAAAGCTGTAGTGTGCCTTGTTTGATTATGTACGAACAGGATTtctgagagaaaattttgaaacagTATTTTCTAAAACATTATATTCTCTGAAAGGATTAAACAGAACCACCTTCTTGACTTCAAAATAAAATGCCAATTTTAAAGTACAATTGATAGATATGCAATTAgtatagaagaaataataatttatctTTAGCCAGATGGGCATGCTGAGCCTGGATCAGGGAGacaagtttaaatccagcctcagacattcagtggctgtgtgatcctggacaagtcactctctgTCTGCCCCAGTTCCAGCACCTGCCtccagggtgattgtgaggatcaaatgagataatatttaggaagcgcttagcacagtgcctgacacatgggaggtgcttaataaatccatccttcctcctttcctcccttcctttctttccttctcttcctccttccctcccttctttctccatatgaaaggaaaagaattcatttCAAGTACCCACAGTGTCTTTTTACTCTTTACCTTCTCTCTTGCCCTCAGGCACTAAGGGTTCTAGCTATACGTCCAGTTCCTTTTGGGGGTTCAAGCACTGAATAATTGCTACATATTTGTTGTGGGGAATGGGATGCTGCTTCTCTGGTGGTGACAGCCTGCTTGGTTAATGGTCTCAGATAGACAGCAGGGTAATTCATATGGCTTATCCCAGCCATCCTGTCTTTGTGCTCAGTGCATGTACTGCCAGTCtaagtcattttaatttctctcaaaATTTTAATTGTAGACGAATTTGACAGACAGGAAGATGACATTCACTTAATGACTTTCTGTGTGACAGGTAAGTACACATGCTCCCCACTAAACAGTAGCAGTGCAAAGTATCTTGCATTTAGTCAgtttttagtaaatatttgttagcCATGATGGTGTTGATGAAGACCCCAGTTTTTTACTGCTTCCTATGTCAGAACTGGCACAGATAATTGGAAAGGATTTGGGTTATCCCTACCATGATGTGACTAGTTCTCCCTGCTGTTGTATACTGTACAGCTGGTTTTGACAGCAACCATACTGGTATTCCTAAAACTCAGATCTGACTATATCACCCCCTGCTCACAAATCTTCaggactccctattgcctctagagttaaaaaacaaaatttttagtCTGATATTTAAAGCTATTCACAGTCTATCCCCCTTTTCAGTCCCACTTAATCTAATTTACCATTTAACACAGTGTCCATTCCAGTATGACTGGCCTGCTAGCCATTCCTTGCACTTGACATTCCGTTTCGGTGCTTTCCGAGAATGCACTTTTGTCTCTTCTGCTTTGTAGAATCCCTAGCCTTTTTTTTAGAGCATAGTTCAGATGCTGCCTTCCATAGGATGCTTTTCCTGATGCCCCAGTTATCAGCACTCTttctctcttgaaattactttgtatggaatttttatttccttatctgtgtacGTATCATATCCACTAAGTAGGAAGCAAGCTCCTCCAAAACAGGAATGtcatgatttttgtctttgtattgtaGCACCTCAAACAGTTCTAAAAGTCATCATTTATTTTGATATGATCAAAGCTCCAAGAGACGTAGCAGGGAAACATGAGACTGTAAATTCTATTTATGTTCTAGTTTTCACCTTTGAAAGATGGGGTGtctttcttgttctcttttgCAGGACAAAATGAAGTTTTCTTTACCTCCTCTTCACACAATATTATGTTTTTCAAAGTTGCTGTAATTACTTTTGTtgctttgttggttttttttaaatagaattaaatgatcgagaagaaaatgaaaatcattttccAGTAGTTTGTGGGATTGGTAAGTACTAGTAACAACCaagaaaagagatgcaaaagcactttataaatgctgtcTGAATAGAAGGTGTTATTATCTTTTCAAGACAGAGATCAGGGTTGTGTGTGGGAGTCTAAGGGTGAAATTTGGTCCCCAAACAGTTACCACTGAACGTGGTGGTCTCTGCTGCCGGATAGATTCTTTCATGTTATAAACCATAGTGCTCTGTGATCAGGGATATGGGTTGCAGCTTTGTAGGACACTAGTTGGCTTTGCTTTAATCCAGGGTGACAGACTGACCCACCCACCTTAATTCAGCCATTATGCAACAGCAATGGCCACGAGAGCAGTTATCCCATATTGTTTACTACAAGTTGGTCACCAACTTGACTTGAGGAAAAACAACTCAAAGTGAATGTCCAGTGAAtgttttattgacatttttctgAAGGGACAGAATATAATTTTGAGTGAATTTCAATCTGATTCTGGAAATTTATGCTTAATATTTGCCAGTTCAGGTCAGAGAATTATGTAGGGGGAAACATGCCCTTCACTGATGCATATCCCCATTCTTCTCCTGTGGGATCCTTATCTGTGTCCTGCCAGCCATCTTCCATAAATGTTTTCCCCAACAAGATGGAGGTCTGGCTTTTGTTCCTTTACAATCTTGAGATACCAATGTAGCATTCACACTGTTCAACTGTTGTATTATTGCTACATGACCAGTCTATCTTATTTTCTTGTCATACATGTTAACGGTGTTTTAAAATCACACCTTATATGCAAATTTATCATTGGTTACAGGTTATAGCCTACTTAAACCTGCCATATGTCATTCATTTGCCTTTTGAGTTACTTGTAACTTGGAtaatttgatgtttttttttgagatcatggTGTTTCATGATTCTCAAATAACTTCACTGGGAGAACATTGTTAATTAGGACAATTTTGTTAATGAATGTTTGCATAAAGATTGAAAGCTCTGGAGGTACCTTTTacttttcccttatcccccaTATCCAGGTATTTGTCAGTATGGTTGATTTTATTTACGCATCTCTTTGCCTTCCAGGCTGAACTCAGGCACCACTTCTTCAGAGCTGCTCTTGTCAGTTTTCTAACTTCCTCCTAAAagcattccctccctctctctccacattTTCCTAGAGCACTTTGGTTGAACATCTTTGTCTCATCATCCCCTGCCTTGTGTCCTATTTGTCTGTGTTTTGTATCTTCAGAGAGACATACTGCCCAGGTCTTAGCTCAGTTAGGAGGGATGCCCCATAGCGTCTGTCCGTCAGTGCATATCTGGGATAGATTGAAAAGAGCTGGGCCTAGAGCTACACAGAAAGAGGAGAGGCAACTCTCAAGCTTCccatgggaaaaggaaaaaaaaagctcattttataaatgctcaCATCCTCCCAGCATCACTCTATCACATGAGATGTGTAATACAACAATCTCCCAGGAATTCAAACCAAGTATAAACAAGACAGTGAGAGGTGTATGGTAGATGTGAGTGGGCTGTAACCTAACCAATGTAAGGATGTCACTGGGGAGATGTACGAGAGGCTGGCAACATGGGCAGAGTGGGAGAGGACAGGCAGCGAGCCAGAATGCTCAATTGTCTTCTCCTAACGTAGGAGAAATGGAGGAAGGCCGCTGGCAGGGAGCAACGCTCCCCTGAGCAAAGCTGTGGGAGGACATAGGTAAGGGTGGCACAGGATGGACAGGCTTGGAAGGCTTGTGATCTGCATTGGAGGAAACTCCCAAATCAGTGAGGTCAAAAATCCCATTTGACTACCAGAACAGTGTCTTATTCATAATGGATTGCTtaataattgttgaattgaattggaggaTAGCCTTCTCCCtatatttcattggaaaactacaaacatttattatttctctGTGTTTATACTTCAGTGAGATGGATTGTAAATTCAgtactttattttccaaatattgtctttcgtGAATGTAGATCTCAAAACATGAAAATGTCCCTTTTTATTCAATTGCCTTTTAATTTCAAAATACCTTTTTGCTGTCACAGCTATCAACATTAAAACCGCAGAGATTTT from Notamacropus eugenii isolate mMacEug1 chromosome 1, mMacEug1.pri_v2, whole genome shotgun sequence includes these protein-coding regions:
- the NTAN1 gene encoding protein N-terminal asparagine amidohydrolase isoform X4; the protein is MGRGLRAGTSHRLRLPAAATAMPLFIEGRRVQLPQSVREIVRAHPPLEERARLLRGQSVQLVGPKGLLYVQQRELAVTSPKDGSISILGSDDATTCHIVVLRHTGNGATCMTHCDGSDTKTEVPLIMNSLKSLSNHTQNGRLEVHLVGGFNDDRQLSQKLTNQLLNEFDRQEDDIHLMTFCVTELNDREENENHFPVVCGIAINIKTAEIFRATFPERGPEEELRSARSLTGGPGFVLNFFVLNFTNTKQHFHIQSRTEKEDCTGNYLCSAGFSLYVDNKFDM
- the NTAN1 gene encoding protein N-terminal asparagine amidohydrolase isoform X3, with the translated sequence MILKPFREERARLLRGQSVQLVGPKGLLYVQQRELAVTSPKDGSISILGSDDATTCHIVVLRHTGNGATCMTHCDGSDTKTEVPLIMNSLKSLSNHTQNGRLEVHLVGGFNDDRQLSQKLTNQLLNEFDRQEDDIHLMTFCVTELNDREENENHFPVVCGIAINIKTAEIFRATFPERGPEEELRSARSLTGGPMINIYDAKTEQLHIGPYFWRPFPRVDFWLQQDDKQLLENLSTSPLAEPPHFVPHIRSTLMFLKKYPFPGNSLFPGNRALLYKKNEGGLWEKISSPGS
- the NTAN1 gene encoding protein N-terminal asparagine amidohydrolase isoform X1, with the protein product MGRGLRAGTSHRLRLPAAATAMPLFIEGRRVQLPQSVREIVRAHPPLEERARLLRGQSVQLVGPKGLLYVQQRELAVTSPKDGSISILGSDDATTCHIVVLRHTGNGATCMTHCDGSDTKTEVPLIMNSLKSLSNHTQNGRLEVHLVGGFNDDRQLSQKLTNQLLNEFDRQEDDIHLMTFCVTELNDREENENHFPVVCGIAINIKTAEIFRATFPERGPEEELRSARSLTGGPMINIYDAKTEQLHIGPYFWRPFPRVDFWLQQDDKQLLENLSTSPLAEPPHFVPHIRSTLMFLKKYPFPGNSLFPGNRALLYKKNEGGLWEKISSPGS
- the NTAN1 gene encoding protein N-terminal asparagine amidohydrolase isoform X2, producing MGRGLRAGTSHRLRLPAAATAMPLFIEGRRVQLPQSVREIVRAHPPLEERARLLRGQSVQLVGPKGLLYVQQRELAVTSPKDGSISILGSDDATTCHIVVLRHTGNGATCMTHCDGSDTKTEVPLIMNSLKSLSNHTQNGRLEVHLVGGFNDDRQLSQKLTNQLLNEFDRQEDDIHLMTFCVTELNDREENENHFPVVCGIAINIKTAEIFRATFPERGPEEELRSARSLTGGPNLSTSPLAEPPHFVPHIRSTLMFLKKYPFPGNSLFPGNRALLYKKNEGGLWEKISSPGS